In Natronococcus occultus SP4, the following proteins share a genomic window:
- the dpsA gene encoding DNA starvation/stationary phase protection protein DpsA, with protein sequence MSTQKTVRQQADVVEENELRLEQEKAEQVVEALNTELANAYVLYHQLKKHHWVVEGAEFLPLHKFLEEAYEHVEEGADVIAERAQALGGVPVSGPSNHEERATVEFEGEDVYDVRTMFQNDLEMYGDIIESMRDTIELADNLGDYATAEILREILVTLEEDGHHFEHYLEDDTLVLEEATK encoded by the coding sequence ATGAGCACCCAGAAGACCGTTCGCCAGCAGGCAGACGTCGTCGAGGAGAACGAGCTCCGGCTCGAACAGGAGAAAGCGGAGCAGGTCGTCGAGGCGCTGAACACCGAGCTGGCCAACGCGTACGTACTGTACCACCAGCTCAAGAAACACCACTGGGTCGTCGAGGGCGCGGAGTTCCTCCCGCTCCACAAGTTCCTCGAAGAAGCCTACGAACACGTCGAGGAGGGCGCCGACGTGATCGCCGAGCGCGCACAGGCGCTGGGCGGCGTCCCCGTCTCCGGACCGTCGAACCACGAGGAGCGTGCGACCGTCGAGTTCGAAGGCGAGGACGTCTACGACGTGCGCACAATGTTCCAGAACGACCTCGAGATGTACGGCGACATCATCGAGTCGATGCGCGACACCATCGAGCTCGCGGACAACCTCGGCGACTACGCGACCGCCGAGATCCTCCGTGAGATCCTCGTAACCCTGGAAGAAGACGGCCACCACTTCGAGCACTACCTCGAGGACGACACGCTGGTGCTCGAAGAGGCGACGAAGTAA